In Arthrobacter sp. PAMC25284, a single genomic region encodes these proteins:
- a CDS encoding ATP-binding protein has product MARPADSTALIERDGVVSGALDSLRSGTGSGVLIIGPAGTGRTAIVKAVLRELGQGEHFIRLTATRTLASVPFGALAPYLGNVPVRDLDSYAAVLAGITESLRSEAQPPLFVIDDAHCLDRSTAQVLARAAATGVAGLMATSLPGSLIPEDFLTLWDDGLLAKFTLSPLSPGGTHQLCEQILRSDVSPWVSRWLHTAAAGNPLMLMSLIRHARDSGVLGWRHGAWFLLSNPALAQVPASDVLYQQLRSMAPEARTAATIVALAGPLPLSQVLRFSGSRAVDALDLAGIIAVTAGTDREVRPASLMVGEIIRQRVPAARSSMLRANILGLFRADDVRPEARLNRLRWSLDCGAAIPPGQLVQAAEAANTALDPETALRAAAAVNDALFLPEARIQLAYSNYLLGRMDAAAGHLEDALPLHHGRAVYLAALLADRLRHATSEPRTQAKACGTVSGGAGRSPGLSLAGTPWTSLPAAGMAADMLLRGRDGRFPAVAAGLRELAEASRSVPEICLPALSQLAELLTAQGRMVSGLQLDEEAWLGASAACRALPLVYEEMVFRHCLNLSRAGCWIEVAAVLDDYAAQQPGRLLFSGGMLHLVRGYALLRQGRMRDSLAELRWADEELLIADPLILRPFALALAAYAARCAGNPDAAHKYVVAYGRSGCGEPRTLRLLADAYCHAAGPVPGPEPQRRCRPAPTCPRGRPRGPRRGGSRHQAPGSPLRRHRAGCGACRVQQSCRRRRGAAAVIVRNCGGRRRCGRTYQFQRRRPGRRTPAAVSGGRRAGRAARGKNAGTVEADGGSAARAPPPG; this is encoded by the coding sequence ATGGCACGCCCCGCGGACAGCACAGCGCTGATCGAACGCGACGGCGTGGTCAGCGGTGCGCTGGACAGTCTTCGGTCCGGCACCGGGTCCGGGGTGCTGATTATCGGTCCTGCCGGGACCGGCAGGACAGCCATCGTCAAAGCGGTCCTTCGGGAGCTCGGGCAAGGTGAACATTTCATCCGTCTGACGGCGACGCGGACCCTGGCTTCGGTACCCTTCGGGGCGCTGGCGCCCTATCTGGGCAATGTTCCAGTCAGAGACCTTGACTCGTACGCGGCCGTTCTGGCCGGAATAACCGAAAGCCTGCGGTCCGAAGCGCAGCCTCCGCTCTTCGTGATCGACGATGCACATTGCCTGGACCGCAGCACCGCCCAGGTACTGGCCCGGGCCGCCGCCACGGGGGTCGCAGGTCTCATGGCCACGAGCCTGCCGGGGAGTCTGATTCCCGAGGATTTTCTGACGCTGTGGGACGACGGGTTGCTGGCAAAATTCACTCTGTCCCCGCTCAGCCCGGGCGGCACCCATCAGTTGTGCGAACAGATCCTCCGGTCCGACGTATCCCCGTGGGTCAGCAGGTGGCTCCACACTGCGGCAGCGGGCAACCCGCTGATGCTGATGTCGCTGATCCGGCACGCACGGGACAGCGGGGTCCTGGGTTGGCGCCACGGCGCGTGGTTTCTGCTGTCCAACCCGGCACTTGCGCAGGTGCCCGCCTCAGATGTCCTGTACCAACAGCTCCGCTCGATGGCGCCGGAGGCGAGGACAGCAGCGACCATTGTTGCCCTCGCAGGGCCGCTTCCGCTGAGCCAGGTCCTCCGGTTCAGCGGGTCCAGAGCCGTGGATGCCCTGGACCTGGCCGGGATCATCGCAGTCACAGCCGGAACGGACCGTGAGGTCCGGCCAGCGAGTTTGATGGTGGGCGAAATCATCAGGCAACGGGTTCCGGCCGCCCGGAGTTCTATGCTGCGGGCCAACATTCTGGGCCTTTTCCGCGCGGACGATGTCCGGCCTGAAGCCCGCCTGAACCGGCTTCGCTGGTCCCTGGACTGCGGGGCGGCCATTCCTCCCGGGCAACTCGTCCAAGCGGCCGAGGCTGCCAACACGGCGCTGGACCCGGAAACAGCCTTACGGGCTGCCGCCGCCGTGAATGACGCGCTGTTCCTTCCTGAAGCCCGGATCCAACTTGCGTACTCAAACTATCTGCTTGGCCGGATGGACGCGGCTGCCGGGCACCTGGAGGACGCACTGCCCCTGCACCACGGACGCGCCGTCTATCTGGCTGCCCTCCTTGCCGACAGGCTCAGACACGCGACGAGCGAACCCCGGACACAGGCCAAGGCGTGCGGGACGGTCTCTGGAGGGGCCGGACGCAGCCCCGGGCTGTCCCTGGCCGGAACGCCGTGGACGTCATTGCCGGCGGCAGGGATGGCGGCCGATATGCTGTTGCGCGGCCGGGATGGGCGGTTCCCGGCCGTTGCTGCCGGGCTGCGCGAACTTGCCGAGGCATCCCGGTCCGTTCCGGAAATCTGTCTCCCGGCGTTGTCCCAACTCGCCGAACTGTTGACCGCGCAAGGCCGGATGGTGTCCGGCCTGCAACTTGACGAAGAGGCGTGGCTGGGGGCGTCAGCCGCCTGCCGGGCTCTTCCGCTGGTCTACGAGGAGATGGTCTTCCGCCATTGCCTGAACCTTAGTCGTGCCGGGTGCTGGATCGAGGTGGCGGCGGTCCTCGACGACTATGCGGCGCAGCAGCCCGGACGCCTGCTCTTCAGCGGTGGCATGCTGCACCTTGTGCGCGGATACGCGCTGTTGCGTCAGGGCCGGATGCGGGACAGCCTTGCTGAACTGCGGTGGGCGGACGAGGAACTTCTGATCGCGGATCCGCTGATCCTGCGGCCCTTCGCCCTCGCCCTGGCGGCATACGCAGCAAGGTGTGCCGGGAACCCGGACGCGGCACACAAGTATGTCGTGGCCTATGGCCGCTCCGGCTGCGGAGAGCCGCGCACCCTGCGGTTGCTGGCCGATGCCTACTGCCATGCGGCGGGCCCAGTGCCGGGGCCCGAGCCGCAGCGCCGGTGCCGGCCTGCTCCAACTTGCCCGCGAGGCAGACCACGAGGGCCTCGCCGGGGTGGAAGCAGACATCAGGCGCCTGGCAGTCCGCTGCGGAGACACCGGGCAGGCTGCGGCGCTTGCCGCGTGCAGCAATCGTGTCGAAGGCGCAGAGGCGCGGCTGCTGTCATCGTACGCAACTGCGGTGGCCGCCGCCGATGCGGGCGGACTTATCAATTTCAGCGACGACGCCCTGGGCGCCGGACACCTGCTGCTGTCTCTGGAGGCCGCCGAGCAGGCCGGGCGGCTCGTGGAAAAAACGCCGGAACGGTGGAAGCAGACGGCGGTTCAGCGGCGCGTGCACCACCGCCTGGTTGA
- a CDS encoding LuxR C-terminal-related transcriptional regulator, with protein sequence MFQQDAGLPAGSGQTDTILPAQRLALGRHERPFTRQQSVAEVVETLTSGSGCGIVLVGEHGAGKSFIAQRALEELGDEYLVVQVRGSSISSKLPYGALSVLLNDLDASHLEHPLMVLRGLTQLLHTKSEGRRVVLFVDNAHDLDDLSSMMVAQLSAGAHVTLLAACVDMPDVGGDIMGLWKDDLLRRVDLGPFDFAETAATLHFEYGGRFSFTAARALWSASGGNALFLHALAREQIKLGTIVRQDGVWVLGRDGIALTGEIRDVVKARLNRLGTGERDVFELLALAGAVPLQTLMGIANPHDMDALQERGMIMVSHDHPPMVSITNPVTAGIVASVVPPGRSAELRHRLTAVLEDSDRTAADAPVGVAWALDCGEKVLPGTALAAARRANEASDPVAALRFVHEIRGAGTSTGIAVESVRALLALNDDEAARRTLNALGASTAADLPVAEWATLELLRAELDGRSKATAGDARGRLREIAPRLDTGTPEHDAMVVPARELLRLAEAELAAFQGRYADVLAVTAGADAGDLGSEAQIVAASLRCEALAATGSVTSAIALGQHINTASEKVRLSDRVIRRIRGRFLLLLLLSSRFKEATVFIEETCSKGDPQTRIGGMFEIGHGVMDVHAGHLEEALSRLQAGMWQLRAHDPDALAGLAMAACAYTAALHGDEEVAGRLLDELAPWRTHAGWLVDRMTRYLELSALAELGQRASSVRALVAEAEADSDASAPMTALAFLAGAARLGDRQLSKKLGAVAGTVSGPFAGICARLADGMREADSEQLLAASKEADAAGNAVFARDAARKAVSCANDAGNRIALRVAQRAQQSLDDRFGSPKNGLHSLTTSTLTARECEVAVRAAAGTSNRKIAEQMHVSVRTVEGHLYQVYSKLHVASRTELKDVISTPAESARLG encoded by the coding sequence GTTCACCCGGCAGCAAAGTGTCGCTGAGGTTGTGGAAACCCTGACGTCGGGTTCGGGTTGCGGAATAGTACTCGTCGGCGAACACGGAGCCGGCAAGTCCTTCATCGCCCAACGCGCGCTCGAAGAGCTCGGAGACGAGTACCTCGTAGTCCAGGTCCGAGGCAGCTCTATTTCATCAAAACTTCCCTATGGCGCCCTGAGCGTGCTCCTGAATGACCTGGACGCGTCCCACCTGGAGCACCCGCTGATGGTGCTGCGGGGTTTGACCCAGTTGCTCCACACCAAGTCCGAGGGGCGCCGCGTGGTGTTGTTCGTGGATAACGCCCACGACCTCGACGACCTATCCAGCATGATGGTGGCCCAGCTCAGTGCAGGGGCGCACGTCACCCTCCTGGCCGCATGTGTGGATATGCCTGACGTCGGCGGTGACATCATGGGCCTGTGGAAGGACGACCTGCTCAGACGTGTCGACCTTGGGCCATTCGATTTCGCAGAAACTGCCGCCACGCTCCACTTCGAGTACGGCGGCCGCTTCTCCTTTACCGCGGCGCGGGCGCTGTGGAGCGCGAGCGGAGGAAACGCGCTTTTCCTGCATGCTTTGGCCCGGGAACAGATCAAGTTGGGTACTATCGTCCGCCAGGACGGCGTGTGGGTGCTTGGCAGGGACGGCATCGCCCTGACAGGCGAAATCAGGGACGTCGTCAAAGCGCGGCTGAACCGGCTCGGCACCGGTGAACGTGATGTTTTTGAACTGCTGGCCCTGGCCGGAGCCGTACCGCTGCAGACGCTGATGGGCATTGCCAACCCGCATGACATGGATGCCCTGCAGGAGCGGGGCATGATTATGGTCAGTCATGATCATCCGCCGATGGTCAGCATCACCAACCCGGTGACCGCCGGAATTGTCGCCAGCGTCGTCCCGCCCGGACGCAGTGCGGAACTGCGGCACCGGCTGACCGCGGTGCTTGAGGACTCGGACCGTACGGCCGCTGACGCGCCGGTCGGCGTCGCGTGGGCGCTGGACTGCGGCGAGAAGGTGCTGCCCGGGACCGCCCTTGCAGCGGCACGCCGCGCCAACGAGGCATCCGACCCTGTCGCGGCCCTGAGATTCGTGCACGAGATTCGCGGTGCAGGTACGAGTACCGGGATAGCCGTCGAATCCGTGCGCGCACTCCTGGCACTCAATGACGACGAGGCCGCCCGCCGGACCCTCAATGCCCTCGGGGCCTCCACCGCCGCGGATCTTCCCGTAGCGGAGTGGGCGACGCTTGAACTGCTGCGCGCAGAGCTCGATGGCCGCAGCAAGGCAACGGCGGGGGACGCCCGCGGCAGGCTCCGGGAGATCGCGCCGCGGCTCGACACAGGAACACCTGAGCACGACGCCATGGTGGTGCCCGCCCGGGAGTTGCTGCGTCTGGCAGAAGCAGAGCTCGCTGCATTTCAGGGTCGCTACGCGGACGTCCTTGCGGTAACCGCCGGTGCCGATGCAGGTGATCTGGGAAGTGAGGCCCAGATCGTCGCGGCGAGCCTGCGATGCGAGGCGCTCGCGGCCACCGGCAGCGTCACGAGCGCGATCGCACTGGGGCAGCACATCAACACAGCGTCAGAAAAAGTACGGCTCTCCGACCGGGTGATCCGCCGGATCCGGGGCCGGTTCCTGCTCCTGCTCCTGCTCTCCTCCAGATTCAAGGAGGCAACGGTCTTCATCGAAGAGACGTGTTCCAAAGGCGACCCGCAGACTCGGATCGGCGGGATGTTCGAAATCGGGCACGGAGTCATGGATGTCCACGCCGGGCATCTTGAGGAAGCCCTGTCGCGGCTCCAGGCAGGCATGTGGCAGCTTCGCGCCCACGACCCCGATGCGCTGGCCGGGCTGGCCATGGCTGCCTGCGCCTATACGGCAGCGCTGCACGGCGACGAAGAGGTTGCGGGCCGGCTGTTGGACGAACTCGCCCCTTGGCGGACCCACGCGGGCTGGCTCGTGGACCGGATGACCCGGTACTTGGAACTCTCGGCGCTGGCAGAGCTCGGCCAGCGGGCGAGCTCGGTCCGCGCGCTCGTCGCGGAGGCAGAGGCCGACTCCGACGCCTCCGCCCCGATGACGGCACTCGCATTCCTGGCGGGCGCGGCCCGTCTCGGCGACCGGCAGCTTAGCAAAAAGCTTGGTGCCGTCGCGGGCACCGTCAGCGGGCCGTTCGCGGGCATATGCGCACGGCTGGCTGACGGCATGCGGGAAGCCGACAGCGAGCAGTTGCTGGCCGCTTCCAAGGAAGCGGACGCCGCCGGAAACGCCGTTTTCGCCAGGGACGCTGCCCGGAAAGCCGTCAGCTGCGCCAACGATGCCGGCAACAGGATCGCGCTTCGGGTCGCCCAACGGGCCCAGCAATCACTGGACGACCGGTTTGGCAGCCCGAAGAACGGTCTGCATTCGCTCACGACGTCGACCCTGACAGCCAGGGAATGCGAGGTGGCGGTCCGGGCCGCGGCCGGAACCTCAAACCGGAAGATCGCGGAGCAAATGCATGTATCGGTTCGTACGGTGGAAGGCCATCTCTACCAGGTGTACTCAAAGCTCCATGTTGCCAGCAGAACGGAACTCAAAGATGTCATTTCCACGCCGGCGGAGAGCGCCCGGCTCGGCTGA